The proteins below are encoded in one region of Chrysemys picta bellii isolate R12L10 chromosome 4, ASM1138683v2, whole genome shotgun sequence:
- the LOC101950060 gene encoding retinol dehydrogenase 12 isoform X2: MLNCLATVLGIFICVPLLLFMAAPYIRRYVAGGVCKSTTKLNGKVVMITGANTGIGKETARDLAQRGARVIIACRDMAKGEAAACEIRAETGNQQVIVKKLDLADTKSIREFAENFLAEEKELHILINNAGVMLCPYSKTADGFEMHLGVNHLGHFLLTFLLLECLKQSAPARIVNVSSLAHHGGRIRFHDLQGEKCYNWGLAYCHSKLANVLFTRELARRLQGTGVTANSLHPGSVYSELVRHSILMSLLWKTFSFFLKTPREGAQTSVYCAVAEELESVTGQYFSDCRPAYVSPQGRNDELAKKLWNVSCELLGIQWD; the protein is encoded by the exons ATGCTAAACTGCTTGGCGACCGTGTTGGGAATATTCATCTGTGTTCCCCTTCTTCTGTTCATGGCAGCTCCCTACATCAG GAGATATGTGGCAGGAGGCGTGTGTAAGTCAACAACTAAGCTGAATGGGAAGGTGGTGATGATCACGGGGGCCAACACAGGCATCGGGAAGGAGACAGCCAGAGATCTCGCACAAAGAG GTGCCAGGGTGATCATTGCCTGCAGAGACATGGCAAAGGGGGAAGCAGCAGCCTGTGAGATCCGAGCTGAGACAGGGAACCAACAAGTAATTGTGAAGAAGCTGGATCTGGCTGATACCAAGTCTATCCGAGAGTTTGCTGAGAACTTCCTAGCAG AGGAGAAGGAGCTACATATCCTCATTAACAATGCAGGTGTGATGCTATGCCCTTACTCCAAGACGGCTGATGGCTTTGAGATGCATCTGGGAGTCAATCACCTTG GTCACTTCCTCTTGACCTTCCTGTTGCTGGAGTGCCTGAAGCAGTCGGCCCCAGCCCGCATAGTCAATGTGTCCTCACTGGCTCATCATGGAGGCAGGATCCGCTTCCATGACCTCCAGGGTGAGAAGTGCTACAACTGGGGCCTTGCGTATTGTCACAGTAAATTGGCCAATGTACTCTTCACCCGGGAGCTGGCTAGACGCCTGCAAG GCACTGGAGTCACTGCAAACTCGCTGCATCCCGGCTCTGTTTATTCCGAATTGGTCCGGCACTCGATTCTAATGTCCCTGCTGTGGAAGAcgttttcttttttcttgaagACTCCACGCGAAGGAGCCCAGACCAGCGTGTACTGTGCAGTGGCTGAGGAACTGGAGTCTGTGACTGGACAGTATTTCAG TGACTGCCGGCCAGCCTATGTATCCCCTCAAGGCCGGAATGATGAGCTGGCAAAGAAGCTTTGGAATGTCAGTTGCGAGCTGCTGGGCATCCAGTGGGACTGA
- the LOC101950060 gene encoding retinol dehydrogenase 12 isoform X1 encodes MAAAAAVSRPSRLLLGSQAHRPLFTNTSGTRVGASSCRPLGPPGRVPSIAPDDQSLGTAPLATRFTAQFPTALREQHSGSESPFPNGTSPVLRIRHYPCHLEREAPRLHAAHCMLGSVVLLWGGSRGSHGTFRRYVAGGVCKSTTKLNGKVVMITGANTGIGKETARDLAQRGARVIIACRDMAKGEAAACEIRAETGNQQVIVKKLDLADTKSIREFAENFLAEEKELHILINNAGVMLCPYSKTADGFEMHLGVNHLGHFLLTFLLLECLKQSAPARIVNVSSLAHHGGRIRFHDLQGEKCYNWGLAYCHSKLANVLFTRELARRLQGTGVTANSLHPGSVYSELVRHSILMSLLWKTFSFFLKTPREGAQTSVYCAVAEELESVTGQYFSDCRPAYVSPQGRNDELAKKLWNVSCELLGIQWD; translated from the exons ATGGCGGCGGCAGCTGCCGTCTCCCGGCCCTCTCGCCTGTTGCTAGGATCCCAGGCCCATCGCCCGCTCTTCACAAACACTTCCGGGACGCGAGTCGGGGCTTCATCGTGCCGGCCACTCGGCCCGCCCGGGAGGGTGCCTTCCATAGCGCCTGATGATCAATCACTCGGCACCGCCCCTCTAGCCACGAGGTTCACAGCGCAGTTCCCCACCGCCTTGCGAGAGCAGCATTCGGGGTCTGAGTCGCCATTCCCGAATGGCACTAGCCCGGTTCTACGGATCAGGCACTATCCTTGCCACCTCGAGAGGGAGGCCCCGAGACTCCATGCCGCGCACTGCATGTTGGGAAGTGTAGTCCTGCTGTGGGGAGGATCACGCGGGAGTCATGGGACTTTCAG GAGATATGTGGCAGGAGGCGTGTGTAAGTCAACAACTAAGCTGAATGGGAAGGTGGTGATGATCACGGGGGCCAACACAGGCATCGGGAAGGAGACAGCCAGAGATCTCGCACAAAGAG GTGCCAGGGTGATCATTGCCTGCAGAGACATGGCAAAGGGGGAAGCAGCAGCCTGTGAGATCCGAGCTGAGACAGGGAACCAACAAGTAATTGTGAAGAAGCTGGATCTGGCTGATACCAAGTCTATCCGAGAGTTTGCTGAGAACTTCCTAGCAG AGGAGAAGGAGCTACATATCCTCATTAACAATGCAGGTGTGATGCTATGCCCTTACTCCAAGACGGCTGATGGCTTTGAGATGCATCTGGGAGTCAATCACCTTG GTCACTTCCTCTTGACCTTCCTGTTGCTGGAGTGCCTGAAGCAGTCGGCCCCAGCCCGCATAGTCAATGTGTCCTCACTGGCTCATCATGGAGGCAGGATCCGCTTCCATGACCTCCAGGGTGAGAAGTGCTACAACTGGGGCCTTGCGTATTGTCACAGTAAATTGGCCAATGTACTCTTCACCCGGGAGCTGGCTAGACGCCTGCAAG GCACTGGAGTCACTGCAAACTCGCTGCATCCCGGCTCTGTTTATTCCGAATTGGTCCGGCACTCGATTCTAATGTCCCTGCTGTGGAAGAcgttttcttttttcttgaagACTCCACGCGAAGGAGCCCAGACCAGCGTGTACTGTGCAGTGGCTGAGGAACTGGAGTCTGTGACTGGACAGTATTTCAG TGACTGCCGGCCAGCCTATGTATCCCCTCAAGGCCGGAATGATGAGCTGGCAAAGAAGCTTTGGAATGTCAGTTGCGAGCTGCTGGGCATCCAGTGGGACTGA
- the LOC101950060 gene encoding retinol dehydrogenase 12 isoform X3 codes for MGLSGARVIIACRDMAKGEAAACEIRAETGNQQVIVKKLDLADTKSIREFAENFLAEEKELHILINNAGVMLCPYSKTADGFEMHLGVNHLGHFLLTFLLLECLKQSAPARIVNVSSLAHHGGRIRFHDLQGEKCYNWGLAYCHSKLANVLFTRELARRLQGTGVTANSLHPGSVYSELVRHSILMSLLWKTFSFFLKTPREGAQTSVYCAVAEELESVTGQYFSDCRPAYVSPQGRNDELAKKLWNVSCELLGIQWD; via the exons ATGGGACTTTCAG GTGCCAGGGTGATCATTGCCTGCAGAGACATGGCAAAGGGGGAAGCAGCAGCCTGTGAGATCCGAGCTGAGACAGGGAACCAACAAGTAATTGTGAAGAAGCTGGATCTGGCTGATACCAAGTCTATCCGAGAGTTTGCTGAGAACTTCCTAGCAG AGGAGAAGGAGCTACATATCCTCATTAACAATGCAGGTGTGATGCTATGCCCTTACTCCAAGACGGCTGATGGCTTTGAGATGCATCTGGGAGTCAATCACCTTG GTCACTTCCTCTTGACCTTCCTGTTGCTGGAGTGCCTGAAGCAGTCGGCCCCAGCCCGCATAGTCAATGTGTCCTCACTGGCTCATCATGGAGGCAGGATCCGCTTCCATGACCTCCAGGGTGAGAAGTGCTACAACTGGGGCCTTGCGTATTGTCACAGTAAATTGGCCAATGTACTCTTCACCCGGGAGCTGGCTAGACGCCTGCAAG GCACTGGAGTCACTGCAAACTCGCTGCATCCCGGCTCTGTTTATTCCGAATTGGTCCGGCACTCGATTCTAATGTCCCTGCTGTGGAAGAcgttttcttttttcttgaagACTCCACGCGAAGGAGCCCAGACCAGCGTGTACTGTGCAGTGGCTGAGGAACTGGAGTCTGTGACTGGACAGTATTTCAG TGACTGCCGGCCAGCCTATGTATCCCCTCAAGGCCGGAATGATGAGCTGGCAAAGAAGCTTTGGAATGTCAGTTGCGAGCTGCTGGGCATCCAGTGGGACTGA